ATGGTGTGCAACGTGTATGGCGGCAAACCCTCATTTCCCACAGAGTATTCACCAAACCCCAACTTTCTCACATCCCTTAGGTCAAATCCAGCAGAAGTGAGGAGTTCGTGGTTTTGCCACGTTATGTTGTCACCACTGTCTTTCGCACCGCAGAATGCCTCGGTGGTGAGGCCACATCCGACGGCTACGCAACGGCGTTGAAGAAGTAGGGCGTACCTCACAGTCTCCACAATGACAACAGGCAGAAGTATTGCGGGAGAAAAATCAGACATCTCGACAGGTTGGACAATTTTTCCAGTGGGTGTGTTACACTCCACGTCCATAATAACCCCTACAACACGCCGTGCAATGTGTCGGACGTTGCGTACGAGAAACGCAGAAGGCACCAGCCCACTTGACTCACACGCAGCCACATAGTTCATGAAAGGCACATACGTCGCCACCGCTTTCACCATGTCTTCTCCGTCATCACGATACGTCTTATGTGCCGTAAGCAGCGCAACATCCTTTCCAATCTTAACCTCCATTCCCTTTTCTACCCTCGATTTTCTAGTAGTAAGTCCGTTACCACCTCTTGAGACTCGCACGAAAAAGATCACAAGTTGGGGAAACCGAtacaaaaaaggtaagaTAAAAGTAAAGGTACGCCGCAAATCGACACCCACCAACACGAATGGGTGTACACAAGTAAATGATGGTAGCCGTGCAGATATATGCTGAagcacacacagagagaacGAGGAGCAGGTCAATGATCGTTTGCACCTCAGTTTCTGCTTAATTCCATCATCCTTTAATTAACTCTCAAAGGCGCCTTGGGGTTACACATTTCGGTTACCCCGGGCCTGCAAACCGAGCAATGACAATAACTTTTGTACGGGCGGCGAAAGCATTACCGGTCCGAGAAGCGGGACAGACTCTAAAACGCGCGCTACCATCGGAAAGAAGTTTCCGAAGAGGTTCAGGGTACCAAACCCCTGTATCATGAGACCTATGAGTGACCGTCCCAACATGATGAGAAGCATCCCAATGAAGAAGCAGCAGGACGCACGGCGGCGAAACAGGAAGAAGGACTTGAATCGACTTGGACCCATAACTAATGCGATGCCAGCAACGAAAAGAACGTTTCCCATAGTCAAAAGAACACTATCCAGAAACATCACGATGCCTATAAAGTTGAAGAACACTCCTAGCGAGGTAAGAGCAATGCCAATCTTCGTTGAATCATTCCAGCTGTATAAAGAGTCCATTTGGCAGTGTCAGGATAtcacctgttttttttcaccctAGTTGCAATGGCAACCGCGAATGATCCGTGTGGGTCAACGTATGAGTTTGACAATAAAGTATCAAAGGTGTAAATACTcgttgaaaggaaagaaagaaacaaggaATGAAAAGATTCAGTGTTGTTATACATAAAtgtgaagcaaacaaaaagataatTTACTAGTGGTAagcctccccccccccgcatCCTGGAGGAGGAGCCGCCTCACGACGGTTGAAATTAGAACGAGAAGGggaacttcctttttttttttacacttcCTTGCGCATGCGTGTTACACGAACTCATTTTTATGTTACTTACTGTTTATCCGTTGCACACCTTTCGTACAACCCTCAATTTTAACTCTAGGAGTTGTGGTCGCTCCTTTGTCGCTTGCGattctttttgctcttttccctctccacgGTGGCTTCCAGCGTAACCCTTTCTTCCCCATTTGCATCTTTCTGTTTAGCAGCAAAGGCCTCAATACGCTGCTGCCGCAGCGATTGGTAGTATGTAATCAATGGGTTTCCAGATGCTTTCAGTTCGTCCTCCATTTGTTTTACTGCAGCCAAATCACACGGGCCGGGCCCGGATTGCTCGCGCTTCGATACgattttttggtttgtagTTTGAATGTGGCGCAAGAGGGCGCTTAATTGGGCATGCACCTTTGGTACCTTTACCTCCGTGCGCAGTCGTTTCAAAGTCACTTCAACAGACCAAAAAGCCTCAGGAAAGCCGACCGTGTGGCTGTGCGTCGCCAGGTGTTCcgaaagaagataaagacATTCAGACCACACACTTCGATGATAGGAGAAGTTGCGTGCCTGAGACTTCTTTACACGAATTGTGAAGCGCAGATCCACCGGGTCGCCTGTTTCCCCCCGTCCACTACCATTACTGTGGTGACCCAAGGCAATGCTTGGTGACGTGAGAATACGCAGGAGGTAAGGCGCCACAGGTATAAAAACACCATCAGCACGAAGTGCAATGTGGTTGAGCACTTCAATAACCTGGAGATGCATGGGGAACATGcgtggagaggaaaaaaggtcCATAAGCCCAGTAGCGAGTTGGACAACAGGATGAATAAGGGGCCCGAGTTGCGATGCTTCGGAATAATTTGACACAACAGCGCCCCATGCGCGCAGTGCGTTGAGGTATTGCCAGTTTACCACAGCACGTACATTACTCTGCGACTGTTGCTGCAGGGCCCCGCGAAGATAAATCGCCAGCTGACGCAGGTATACGAATGCGTGCTGATAAGCTGCTTCCATGTCAGTCCCATAGAGGTCAACCACACAGTTGGTGAGAAACGCTAACAGAGGAGCGTTGCGGATGTTATAACTGTGCGCCGTGCGTATGAGTGTGAGAAACACACCCTTAAAGGCCGTTGACTGATACATAGAACGGGTACCCGTCGCACGCGTCGCAATTGAGCGAACAACAACATAAGCAGCGACGCGGACAGACTCCTCTGTTGCACAACAAAGTAAAAGGGATGCCTTCAAAACAGATTTTGTCATACCCTTTAGGAAATGGAGGATGGGTACAAAAGCTACTAAAGCGTGAAGCAGGCCAGCCGCCAGCGCAGCGTCAGTGTTGCTCTCGTCCAAGCTGACCACCAAAGACGACAATATACGCCTCACCAAATGCCGTGTTTTGGGCGTTTTGAACGCTCCTTTACCGGTGATGACGGTGCTAAGGTTCGAGCCAATAAACTGGGCAACACGTAGCATGGACTCTTTCACCAGCGATGGGTCTTCGAATTTGCGCCTGGTGGTTGCCCTGGGGCTCTCTTTTACACGGTACCCGAGTTCACGCAGCGCGCTTACAAAAATGTTAACACACGCTTCCACATTCTTCTCCTTAATCAGGCGGTCGAGCTCCCCACTTGTGACACGTGACTCCTGAATCGACTGCTCTCCATTCCCCTCGTCAGCGATCCCGCTTATGTTATCATCGCCATCGTCTATGTCGTTaccatcctcttcttcatctggCTCCGTTTCAGCGTCACTGCCCTCGTTCTCATCCACAATATCCATGTCCTTGTCCCCAAACTGCAGTAAAGTGGGATCCTCTTCCTCGAGGTACGAATAAAACTCCGGGTCCGTATCCTTCAGCCGCTCCAGTTGCTCTTGATGCTCCCGCTCCTCACGCTctgcctccttttcttcccgcacctttttcctttccacacgCTCcagcttctccttcttcgccTTGGCGCCCTTACGTCGGTTTTCAATCACAGTCGCCAAATGCTTCTTCGCATACTTCTTGAacgattttttttcctttgccaTGGCGGTCTGAGGCTGTCGCCGTATTATGAGCTAAATtgcagaaaggaaaaaaaaaaaaatggcgtCTCCCTATCACCGACACCAATATTTAGGTACTCTCGCTTGCTCTGTGCTACCACTTTTGCTATTTTCGTATCCGCTTTTAGCCTATCCGGGGAAGGGCCACGTTGCGCACAGTTATGGCAAGTCCtaacagaaaagggggaaaaaaggtgAACAGAACGGAACGGAAAATTCCTTGGTTCAGTTGGAACAAGGTCAGCGGAGAAGTTACAAATAACCGTCAAACATATTCCAGTGAGGCGGAGAAAAGTCAAAAACATACCGCGCAAACCGAGTTTAAGGTCTAAACAGAAGCACCTTTTTATCCCCCAACCAGATAagcttccccttctctttttttctcaaaaaaaaaaactgtatcATTTCGGAGAAGTTCGGCATCTTCAAACAACTGTAGCTTACAACGAGGAACCAGGCTTCCTTTTGTATTGTTTCTATGCGAGTGTCTACAGTATTACACAGTAATGGCAACCCTGTTTAACAGGGTCTCTGTCTCTATGGTTATCTCTATTTTCCCgcttcgttttctttccttttcctttgtgagCCTCGGGGGACTCACTTGCAAGAGTACCACTAAGCTCGAGGATTTCACCACGCGGACAGTCCAGGCGGTTCTCTTCTTCACAAGCGACTAATATGTGTGAACTCTTTGCCTGAGATTCCAATAACCCGGGAGACGAAGACGTATTAGCCGTCGTTCCAACGGTCAGCTCCACTTCCTTGAAGGAAATTTCGCTCTCGTCTCCGCCCGCACGCAGAGAAGGTTGATCATCAAGTGTCTCAACGTCACACTGATCAGCACTGTCAGTAATGATTTGCTCACCAACACTTTGAGGTGATTGTTCTCCCTTTTCGGGGTCTATATCACACGATACCGCACGTACCGCGACCGAATTCGGCAGGGGCACTGGATTGagctccttttcctcaccgCAAAAGGTGGAAGGCGATGATAATGACGATGGTTCTGGATCATCAGcctcatcaatgtcagcagAGCCCACAGCCCGACAACACACCATCTCAGTCAAATCCTCTTGGAACTGTACGCTTTCCCATGATATTTGTGAGCGAAAGCCATCACCATTTTGTCCTTCATTATGGTCTGTAAGAGCCTTTCGTTGGGGCCCAACTGGACTCCCTATCAAACTGTCCTCCCCCACTTCATAATGATAGGAATAATCCGACAGCGCATCGAGTACCTCTGAGTTGAAAAAAGGTACAGAGCCATGCGAATCGTTACTTTTCTTGTGTACTGATTGGGACGCATCGGTGTCATTGGAGGCACCCGCTGGTTGATGCTGTTCTGACTGAAGTGTGACTAAATGTTGGAGAACATTCTCCTTCACCTCGTTTGGTGCATTAAGGGGTGCACCAAACACCAGTGCTAAAGGCATCAGTGGTTCGAGGGTTAAAAGGCCACCGCAACACGCAAACGGGCTCCCAGAGGCTCCCAATGGTTCCACAAGTTGTTCGTCCACCTTGAAGAAAGCCAATAAAAAGATGTTATTGGTCTCGTTATATTCATGCACTTCCCACGAGTGAACCTCTTTACAACTTAGTTTGTGAAGTCCAACACATGCGGGTATCCCTGCATCAAGCATTGAAAGACCAATTGAAGGGTCACCAACGTCCAGAAAAGCTAAACCGTTTAGTGCCTCAGTCTTGCTGCACGGAGGCAGGCATGCCATTAGTGAAACATAACCAACTACTTGAATCTCCCCAGGCAAGTAGTCATCAAAGTAGTCATCAAAACCTACAGAAAGCTGTGGAAGCATGCTAAGAGTGCGGCTGACAAGCCAACCCGCAACACGCCTTATGTCTTTCGAACGAAGCAGCCGTTGCTTGTGCCTCATTATTGACCTCTCGCTTCGATCAGGACCTTCCACTCTGGGGGCAGCATCCTGTGGCGGCGCCGGTGGGGCACAGTTGTCCTGGTATAGCTTAGTTTTCAAAGTGTCGTCATTTCCTGCTGCCACACCGGCGCATGGA
This region of Trypanosoma brucei gambiense DAL972 chromosome 10, complete sequence genomic DNA includes:
- a CDS encoding predicted S. cerevisiae Got1 homologue, whose protein sequence is MDSLYSWNDSTKIGIALTSLGVFFNFIGIVMFLDSVLLTMGNVLFVAGIALVMGPSRFKSFFLFRRRASCCFFIGMLLIMLGRSLIGLMIQGFGTLNLFGNFFPMVARVLESVPLLGPVMLSPPVQKLLSLLGLQARGNRNV
- a CDS encoding kinesin-like protein, putative translates to MGRRTHVAVRLRPSEGSPTCVDVKDDKGKEVVVADMSGIYAISIPHIFRVDQVLDERCSNEELFEKLVYDRILSSAEQPDTSCFLAYGHTNSGKTHTIAGGRREAGLLSLAARAVLDMYGYLEVAMIEVYGENVHDLLAQGERRLIRRRAGPDGVAIIVEDLTTCSLSTLQEWEAVSAFGMETRRTAPTERNSRSSRSHALFTIKSRGLRLCMVDLAGSERQTTYSPQLNSESIAINKSLSRLSTVLEALSTIRRRPDGSSSYVNFRDTTLTVLLQRYLCGASMTVFVACIHPDVQFVQETMSTMRYTQRLKHIKTKPPPQKPNDDSSLFHPKEHKNLLEELSALRKIVGINPCAGVAAGNDDTLKTKLYQDNCAPPAPPQDAAPRVEGPDRSERSIMRHKQRLLRSKDIRRVAGWLVSRTLSMLPQLSVGFDDYFDDYLPGEIQVVGYVSLMACLPPCSKTEALNGLAFLDVGDPSIGLSMLDAGIPACVGLHKLSCKEVHSWEVHEYNETNNIFLLAFFKVDEQLVEPLGASGSPFACCGGLLTLEPLMPLALVFGAPLNAPNEVKENVLQHLVTLQSEQHQPAGASNDTDASQSVHKKSNDSHGSVPFFNSEVLDALSDYSYHYEVGEDSLIGSPVGPQRKALTDHNEGQNGDGFRSQISWESVQFQEDLTEMVCCRAVGSADIDEADDPEPSSLSSPSTFCGEEKELNPVPLPNSVAVRAVSCDIDPEKGEQSPQSVGEQIITDSADQCDVETLDDQPSLRAGGDESEISFKEVELTVGTTANTSSSPGLLESQAKSSHILVACEEENRLDCPRGEILELSGTLASESPEAHKGKGKKTKRENRDNHRDRDPVKQGCHYCVIL